A region of the Sarcophilus harrisii chromosome 3, mSarHar1.11, whole genome shotgun sequence genome:
AGGGGGTGTCGCCATCTCCTCAAACtcgggaaactgaggcaaacaggattaagtgacttttgtcagggtcccacagctaaaatgtgtctgaggctaaatttgaactctggaagagaaagtttcCAGGGCTCTGTGCATTATAACGCCATCTAGCGGCCTGGACTTCAGCAGCTTTTAATTAAAATCtcccaaatataaaattatgacaGGTGCTTGGCCCAAAAGAAGATatcattccctcccttctttggcGAGCTGGAGGACTGTGGGTGTTGAACACCGCAGATATGGTTCAGTTgactttttgatttgttttagtCTTTATTCTGCTAAGGGATGAGCCTCTGGGAAAGGTCAGAGGTGATGTAGAGCAAGAAGTCAAAACACTGAACAAGATTACCACTGGCCTCTGGTCTCTCTTCTCTTCAAAATGCGGTTGTGAAGGCACCAGAGTAAGCTCATCCTTGTCCCTCCAGGCCAGCCCAGGCCGCTTCTGGGCAGGCCAGActaagagggaagggaaggctgACTTCTCACCAGGCTCCCTGCTGTTCCTTCAGAGCCCACGCACCCCACGCTGCCCTCCTTGACGGCCCACCATCTGTATACAGCACTGAGAGGCCCTCTCCCTCCAAGGGAATCAGCGGCATTTAATTCACTTGTCTCACAAACTCACAAAAGCCaaggggaaaataagataaaaaatacaattcaagttagggaagggaagagggaatacACCACAGACatggaaagggggggggggggggggaggggggggtcccggggggggggggggggaaagaaggggaggctGCATCCAAGGGGACGACCCCCCCCCAGTAGTGTttaaccccccacccccaccaggGGGGTCACATCTCATCATCGTCCAGTCCGTAATCTTCCTCGGGGAAGTCCCCAACTGTCACCGTGTGTGGCTTGACAAAGGCACCATACTTGTCCTGGCACTCAAAGTATCGTTTGCCATTCACACTGCAGACAACAGAGAGTATTGGAGGCCATacaccctccctcctccccccagggCTGGGCCCCCCGGGGCTCTCGCCTCACCTGCCGTCATGTTTCCCCAGCGGCTCATCGTAGCGCACACCGACCCAGTAGCCAGGCTTGAAATCCGTAAGTCCTGCCCAGAAGCAGCAGCCCCGTGAGAACCTGGCTGAGCCCAGGGCTGCCTCATGGCTGAGGGTCCCACCTCTCCAGCCTCCCAAAGTGCTACCCCTCCAGGATCCCCGGGGGATGGGCCCTGGCCCTCCCCCCACCCGGCCCTCAGGGTACTCACCCACATACATGACGGTGCCCCGCTTGGTGGGCTGGCCGGACGCCTGCACTTGGCAGCGGCTCCCCACCGGGATGGCCTGGGCCTGGGCCTTCTCTTCAGCCAGGCGCTGGGCTGCCTCGGCCTCCCGCCGCTTCTGCTCCTCCTCATTGAATTTGCCCATCTTGCTGCGCTTCAGGAAGGAGCGTACGGAGTCTGGAGGCCAGGGGTCAAGGGGGTCACTGCCCCACACTCACACCCCCTGCCTCCCCCCATTTCTCCCACCTCTCCCtgtacccccccccctccctcctgcTGCTGTACCCGTTCTGCTTTCATAGGCTGACTGGGAGAGCTCAAACTTCTCCACCTGGGACAGGTCCTCATACTCGCCCAGACGGGCCCCGCTGCGGTCAATGACCTGTGGGCAGACGGTGACTGAGCCCGAGGCCTGCCCCTCCCCAGCccatgtgtgtgggggggtgggggCCATGGCCTCCCTCGGCCCAGGATCTTGGGGGGGGAGGTGCTTCCATAGGAATCATGGCAGAGCTGACAGGGAGGGGCACAGGGAGGGCCCCAGTGCGGGCAGAAGGACGGGGCAAGGGAGGTCTCTCACGTGGATCCTGCAGCCATCATCCACTGGGTAGGAGCCCAAGAGCGCGTCGTCCTGGTCGAGTTTCATGCAGAAGCGATCATCGGCAGTGTAGAGCTCCAAGTCCATGCAGGAGGCTGGGCTCCCCACGACCAGCTCCAGTTTGCACTGGGGGACAGGGACTCAATGAGTCGGGGCTGCCTGAGAAGGCTCTGACTCCACCATGCAGCCTTCTGACTGCACCCGGCCCAGCTGAGGCAGCTGGGTTACAGGAGGGGGTGGGGATGTGGTACAGGCCTGGTGCCTTCCCCATCTCCTAGATGTGTGGGACCCTCCCCTGAGACCCTTGGTCTCCTCCTCCCCAGCTTCTTCCCTCTGTCCCCAGGCTGAGGCCCCAGAATCCTCCTCTCCAGcctcatccttccttcttttccctctcaagATAAACCTCCCTTCCCACAGAGCCTCAAGCCCCCCTGGCTCCCTCCTCCTGCACCACTCAGGCCTTCCTCCATCCCATCCCAAGGCCAGTCAGTACGTATGTATTAGCCACTCACAACAGGCTGGGCAAGgactaatggggggggggggggggtttgcaaCAATCACCTACAGATAAAACATGGGTCTGATCAAATGGAGTCCAGCCCTGGGGTGGCACTAGAGTTCAGTGGGcttggaaaaggcttcctgtggGAGGGACCCGAGGAAGCCTAGAAACAGAAATGAGGGGGAACAGCCAGGGGAAATGCCTGGAGGCTGGAGATAGAAGGCTGGAGGCTGTCTTACTCCAGAAACAGCAGAGCCCAGAGTGaggtgtgagaaaactggaaaggcagAAGTGGGGCCAGCctctgaaggactttaaatgaaaaaaagggttttttaatATAGAGTGTCCCTGACACATAGTTAccacattgtattttcactttttagggcaattttaaattattaaagtttaaaattgtcttaAGTCTTTGGGGACACCCTTTATTGaacctggaggtaatagggagccactgcacTTTTTATTGCCCCTTCTATGATCCAGACTCTCTCTTATCTTCAATCCTGAGCTTTGTATTGGCTCCTTCCTCATTGCCTACAAATCTGACCCTATCTCCTTCATCCTTAAAATTCTCTGACCCAATCCTCCATTCCCCTATGTATGTACGTCTGGCCCTCGGCTCTGTGGCCTGACTCTTGGGAGTAAGACGGCCTCCATCTCTTCTCCTCCCACTTGGTTATATACATTTCATCATCCAACCAaaatttctctctccaaagtcaTCAGTGACTTCTTTACTGcaaatctccttttctccttcttgacctctctccACTCTTGTCAAGAAGGGTCAGTGGCTGTCTCAAGTGCTTTCCATTCCCCAAGTTCTCCCTCATCCCAGGAAATTCCCACAAGCCCTACAGGGCCTCTCTCTGTCCTCTAATTACTGCCTTCCCATGACCCCTTCCCACTTTAGCAACCACAGAGATAGGTCCATCACTCACAAGCGATTCCCACTGCTCTGCCTGCCTTGCAACTGCAAGCCCTCCATCCTTCCAGTCCCAAGTTCTCTCCCAGGccaatctctcttttttattgtgaCCCCTTGAATTTGGTGAGCGACTTTGGCTCTCCATTGTCCTCTTGTCCTCAGTCCCTCATCCCCTTATCCTAAGGAAGACCTTGCCCTGTCCAACCTGCACCTTGGATCATTCCCACCACTCACTGCTGTCATTCCGGATTCCTTGTGGCTACATATTTCTGTTATAGAATCTCAACTGAGCCCACACTGCTGCAAGGAAATCCATTTTCCAATTCACTCCACACGTCTTCAGCCCTCCCCAAAACTCTGCCCTCATTCTCTCAGCCAAGACCTTGCTTCCTAGTTTATAGAATAACTGAAGCTGGTCATCTTGAACTTGATTCTCCTCATCTCCCATCACTGCCAGTTCTTTACCTGTATCACATAACAAGGCGGCCTTCCTCCTCAGGAAAGCTCACCCCTTGCCATGCAGAAGCAATTCCATTATAACTCATCATCTCTAGCAATCAGTCCCACTTCTACCATCTCTACTTTCTCAATTGGTTCCAGCTTTTACTTGTTCTCTGGCTAATTCCCTACAAACATGCTTAGATTTTCATCATCCTCAAAAaaccctcatttgatttttatattgcCATTAACTATTTTCCTATACCTCTTCCCTTGGGGGCTAAATTTGAGAAGGCAGCTATAATAAATGCCTTCACTTGAGGAGTGGAGCTAAGATGACtaagagaagccaggaagttgcctaggatctccccagtttccctcagaaacaaccttaaatcaagcctctgaatagagATTGTGGAGTCATAGAACAGACACGGAATGAAAcgattttccagcttaagatagcTTGGAAGACAGTGAGGTGATTCTGgccaattccaatatatttgtgatggagagagccaactgcacccaaaaagaaaactggagactgaatgtggatcacaacatattatttgcacctttttagttgttgtttgcttgcttttttttctttctcatttttctttcctttttgatctgatttttcttgtacagtgtgataaatggggaaatatgtttagaagaattgcaaatctctaatttatattggattacttgctgtctaggatagaggggtgagggaaagggaagaagaaaaatttggaacacaaggttttgtaagggtgaatgttgaaaactatatttgaaaaaaaaaaaaaagaaaactatcttttcatgtattttgaaaataaaaacctattattaaaatgttttttacaaaGATAGTTGGAAAGACTTCACCAAAGGTCAATGTCACTTGGGTAAAAGGAGAGTGCAGTTCAGGACAGAAAGTGTCCAGAGGGATGGTCATAGCCACAGCCCATTGATCAACAACTGAGATCCTTCAATCCTGGCTCAAAAGGAAAAAGCACAACAGAGCAGTGGTGGAACCTTCAACCCTAGTGAAGAAAGTAAATTGCCAGCCCTGGAAACCAAGTAACAATGGGCATCACTAGGTCAGGCTACGTCAGTGCAGTGTCACCCAACTCCGGAGGCCCCAGCTCTCAGAGCTAGTGACCCTACATAAGAAGCTTAGGACACAATGCCCTATGCCCCAAGAGCAGAAATCAACCGTAAAAGCCATGAAATATAGcaaacccctccccccaaaaggaataaaaagaaactcggccatagaaagctactacaatgacagagaagatcaaaacaccaactcagaagaagaaaaatgtgtttGTGGATAAAACCTCAAAGGGGGATATGCAAGAATATGGGATTCTGCTGAGAAGGAGTATGGAGGCCACTTCGACCCTtgtgcacaataagttttctgccatgttGCAGAAATGCTCTTGTTGAGCAAGAAGCAAGGATTTGTGATCATAGGAATGAGTGTAAACCGAGGGTCACGGCCAGTGGCTACGGGAGCAGGGATGCCTGAACAGTTCATGGCAactacaaaaactgaccatataccagggcataaaaacttcacaatcaaatgcagaaaggcaaaaatattttcagatcaCAAAGCAATAAAATTTACATTCCATAAAGAGCCAAGAAAAGACAGACTAAAAATCGGAAATtgaataatctaattctaaagaatgggtAGGTCagacaacaaatcatagaaacaatagatTATTTCATCtcagagaatgacaataatgagaaaacataccaaaatctataggatgcagccaaaggggaaattttagatctctaaatagttacatgaataaagtCGAGAAAGAGGCAATCAATGAAATTgggcatataattttaaaagttagaaaaagaataaattaagtaccaaatgagaaattctgaaaaccaaagtaaagagcaataaaattgaaagaaaaactattgaactaattaataaaactaaaaagctggttttatgaaataaccaacaaaatagataaacctttggctaatttaaatagaaaaagttaaggaaaactattggcataattaataacatcaataataaaacagaaatcatatgataatctcaatagatacagaaaaaggttTTGTCAAAATaaagcacccattcctattaaaaacactagatagcataggaataaatggagtatTCCTTACAATGataagcatctatctaaaactatcagcaagcattatttgtataGGGGATTAACTACATGCATTCGCAgtgtaaaacaaggatgcccattatcaccactattattcaatattgtactagaaactTCAgctttagtaaaaagaaaaagaaattaagctaaaaaaaaaataggcaatgaggagataaaatcatcactctctgcagatgatatgatggtatacttaaagagaATCACCCCAAAacctatttgaaacaattaacagctttagtgAAGTTGCAGCCTATAAAATAAAGCCACAcaaattatcaacatttctatatattactaaagAGCTCCAGCAGCAATagtaagagaaattccatttaaaataactgtagtcAAAATGAAATATCTGGGTGTCTACTtggcaagacaaatccaggaactgtatgaacacaattacaagacgtttttcacacaaataaagtcagatctaaataagtAGAAAATTATCAACtgttcatggataggccaagcttatataataaaaataataattctcccTAAAATAGTcaatttgttcagtgccataccaatcaaactgccaaaaaatttaTTTACAGAACTAGAcaagataacaaaattcatctggaaaaacaaaaggtcaagaatatcaagggaattaatggaaaaaaaaaaaatacaaaggatggtggcctagcaataccagacctaaaacaacagttatcaaaatcatatggtaaatcatttccaatggagccgtaatgaactgaactagctacgcccagagaaagaactctgggtgatgactaaaaaccattacattaaattcccaagcCCTATATTtattatgcccacctgcatttttgatttccttcacaagctaattgtacaatatttcagagtctgattctttttgtacagcaaaataacggtttggtcatgtatacttattgtgtatctaatttatattttaatatatttaacatctactggtcatcctgccatctgggggggtaagaggtgaaaaactggaacaagaggtttggcaattgttaatgctgtaaagttacccatacatataacctgtaaataaaaggctattaaataaataaaaaacaaacaaacaaacaaaaaaaaaaacatatggtactggctaagaaataaagtagtgatcagtggaataggttacatacacatgatacaataatGAATGACTAtgataatctagtgtttgataaacttcaaaattctagcttctggaataagaattcactatttcacaaaaattgatgggaaagctggaaaataatgtcagaaacttggcaaacatacatttcacaccccatatcaaaataagatcaaagtGGCCATATGATTTAGgtgtaaagggtgatactataagccaATTAGGAGAGCAAGTTTGATTATgttaaactaaaaaggttttgcacaaacaaaaccaatgcacccaagaagggaagcagaaaactggggggaaggaagggggggggaatgtacaatcagtgtttctgataaaggccttgcttttaaaatatataaagaattgagtcaaatttatgagaattgtagcagccctttttgtggtggcaaagaattggaaaataaatagatgcctatcaatttggtgcatgaaagtaatgaaatattattgttcttttaaaaatgaccaatgggctgatttttagaaaggcctgttaagatttacacgaattgatgctgagcaaaacaagcagaaccagaaaaacattgtacacaggaacagcaagattatgtgataatcaattacagacttagttcttctcagtagttcagtgaacCAATATACTTTGGGTGGAAAATGCTATCtctgcatccacagagagaactctggagactgCTGTAAATTAACAcatatgtttgctttttttctttttctttccccctttttctgattttttttctcccaatatgattcataaggaaatatattttaaaaattaatgtacacatataaccaaaaaagttgtttttacatgtaactgaggaaaataaaaaaatttaaaacaaacaaataaattatcattaaaaaaaggagagagaaagaattacaAGTgagagaaaggatggagggaaatacacagttggtaatcataactgtgaaagtgaatggaataaactctcccataaaatggaagtagataaaAGTGTGGAATAAAAATCATAATCCTACCagaagttgtttacaagaaacacatttgaaacagagctACAAGAAAGTAAAGGCAAAAGAAtgaaacagaatatattatgctttagctgaagtaaaaaaatcagaaatagcaatcctgatctcctctagagcaaaagcaaaaatagatctcattaaaagaaataaggaaaatacattttgctaaaaggtaccatagaaaatgaagtaatatcaaaactaAACATAGATGTACCAAGTGTCCAAATTCttagggaagttaagtgacttacaagAAGGGACACAAAACCATACTATTGGGGGATCTTAAGCTCTGCCTCTCAacattagataaatctaaccaaaacaacaaaagaaagttaaggaggtgatagaattttagaaaaaattatatgagaaaaatctctgaagaaaactgaatggtgttAGAAAGgaacatacatacagatataattgtgaattgtgaaatgatttcaaccattttggagagcaatttggaactatgcctgaagggctataaaattgggcacactctttgatccagcagtgtcattattgggtctgtattccaaaaaaaaaaaaaaaaaaaaatcacaaaagaggataaaggacccacatgtgcaaaaatctctgaagaaaactgaatggtatTAGAAAGgaacatacatacagatataatTTCCCCCCCTCAaaagtacatggcacctacacaaaatcTGACCACAAATTAGGGTTTGAAAAACTCACGATCAAAGGCTGAAAGACAGTAATATTAACCgcatcctttttagatcatgatgcaataaaaattacatgcaataaagggCCATAGAAAGAgagactaaaaactaattggaaactaaacaatctaatcctagAGAATGGGTGGCCCAGTAAATCATggaaataatcaaaaatttcatCCACGAGAACAAGAAGacgacaacatactaaaattcacaggatgcagccaaagcagaccttggggaaaattttattgttctaaatgatcacatgaataaaatagagaaagaggagaccaATTAATTAGGCATTcaactaaaaaagatagaaaaaaaaattaaaaagaccaataccaaattagaaaatctgaaaatcaaaggagagattaataaaattgaaagcaagaaaactatcCAACTACTCATAAGTAAAACTAAtagctgattttatgaaaaaggcaat
Encoded here:
- the TBCB gene encoding tubulin-folding cofactor B isoform X1; the encoded protein is MNVAGVSAPTVTVFISSSLNSFRSEKRYNRGLTLAEFKCKLELVVGSPASCMDLELYTADDRFCMKLDQDDALLGSYPVDDGCRIHVIDRSGARLGEYEDLSQVEKFELSQSAYESRTDSVRSFLKRSKMGKFNEEEQKRREAEAAQRLAEEKAQAQAIPVGSRCQVQASGQPTKRGTVMYVGLTDFKPGYWVGVRYDEPLGKHDGSVNGKRYFECQDKYGAFVKPHTVTVGDFPEEDYGLDDDEM
- the TBCB gene encoding tubulin-folding cofactor B isoform X2 is translated as MNVAGVSAPTVTVFISSSLNSFRSEKRYNRGLTLAEFKCKLELVVGSPASCMDLELYTADDRFCMKLDQDDALLGSYPVDDGCRIHVIDRSGARLGEYEDLSQVEKFELSQSAYESRTARWANSMRRSRSGGRPRQPSAWLKRRPRPRPSRWGAAAKCRRPASPPSGAPSCMWDLRISSLATGSVCATMSRWGNMTAV
- the TBCB gene encoding tubulin-folding cofactor B isoform X3; the protein is MDLELYTADDRFCMKLDQDDALLGSYPVDDGCRIHVIDRSGARLGEYEDLSQVEKFELSQSAYESRTDSVRSFLKRSKMGKFNEEEQKRREAEAAQRLAEEKAQAQAIPVGSRCQVQASGQPTKRGTVMYVGLTDFKPGYWVGVRYDEPLGKHDGSVNGKRYFECQDKYGAFVKPHTVTVGDFPEEDYGLDDDEM